One window of Chryseobacterium indologenes genomic DNA carries:
- a CDS encoding Atu2307/SP_0267 family LLM class monooxygenase: protein MELGIGMFGDLVFDQSTGKYRDAGIKIREILDQVKLMDEVGIDVFVMGEHHRPDYAVSSPEIVLAAAASITKNIKLASGVTVLSSSEPVKVYEDFSTLDLISDGRAEIFVGRGSFIESFPLYGYSLNDYEQLFDEKLELLLKINSEENVSWSGKLRAPMQNQTVYPRAKNDGKLSIWRAVGGTPQSVLSAAQLGMPLVVAIIGGMPIQFRNLIEFYKQEYQKAGHDVSKMQIAVHSHTFVSDDQKAVDGYFNNYKSQMDRIGASRGWAPYTKAQYDGGRSKDGALFIGSPAEVADKIAYMKEIFGITRFIGHMDVGDPAHDVMMKSIELFGKEVKPVIKGL from the coding sequence ATGGAATTAGGAATAGGAATGTTCGGTGATCTGGTTTTTGACCAGTCAACCGGAAAATATAGAGATGCAGGAATTAAGATCCGTGAAATACTGGATCAGGTAAAATTGATGGATGAGGTTGGAATTGATGTGTTTGTAATGGGAGAGCATCACCGTCCGGATTATGCTGTTTCCTCTCCGGAAATAGTTTTGGCAGCGGCAGCAAGTATTACAAAAAATATAAAACTGGCCAGTGGAGTTACTGTTTTGAGCTCTTCGGAACCGGTAAAAGTATATGAAGATTTTTCAACACTGGATCTGATTTCTGACGGAAGAGCTGAGATATTCGTAGGCCGTGGAAGTTTCATTGAATCATTTCCGTTGTATGGGTATTCATTGAATGATTATGAACAGTTATTTGATGAAAAATTAGAATTATTACTGAAAATTAATTCTGAGGAAAATGTAAGTTGGTCCGGAAAGCTTCGTGCCCCGATGCAGAACCAAACGGTATATCCAAGAGCAAAAAATGATGGGAAACTTTCAATCTGGAGAGCGGTAGGGGGAACTCCACAGTCTGTTTTAAGCGCAGCACAATTGGGAATGCCTTTAGTGGTAGCTATTATTGGAGGAATGCCGATTCAGTTTAGAAATCTGATCGAGTTCTATAAGCAGGAATACCAAAAAGCAGGACATGATGTGTCGAAAATGCAGATTGCCGTTCATTCGCATACTTTTGTGAGTGACGATCAGAAAGCAGTAGATGGGTATTTCAATAATTATAAATCCCAGATGGATAGAATTGGGGCTTCCAGAGGATGGGCTCCTTACACAAAAGCGCAGTATGATGGTGGAAGAAGCAAAGATGGTGCTTTATTTATCGGAAGTCCGGCAGAAGTAGCAGACAAAATTGCTTATATGAAAGAGATTTTCGGAATTACCAGATTTATCGGACATATGGATGTGGGAGATCCTGCTCATGATGTGATGATGAAGTCTATTGAGTTGTTTGGAAAAGAAGTAAAACCCGTTATAAAAGGACTGTAA
- a CDS encoding SbcC/MukB-like Walker B domain-containing protein, which yields MIPVQLTIEGLYSYQERQTIDFRNLTEAGLFGIFGAVGSGKSSVLEAISFALYGETERLNMRDKRAYNMMNLKSNSSYIEFDFVNYENKLFRATRDFKRNSKKFEEVKPNAVTFYENINGKWVPLDHSNAELIIGLSYSNFKRTIIIPQGQFKEFLELGAAERTNMMKEIFNLQKFDLQNNVSVLNVKNRSELDQLEGQLKGFEEINEEKIQIQKEQLAGEQKILSESNAKLEKIFNTYQQLKNLKNDFDSLQQNKEKFRKLSEEKPQMDSLEVQTELYDRVFRLFNPLIIEKNKLSKEISDKRNEREEQVKAWQETEKAFNIIKEQLTALEPQFNALDHSRIQENDMSLIIQILKFSEEIKTLKERTQKGSEKVKEVDLNKEKIQKTIDELSSQVKILKEQKLDSALLSEVGNWFIQQKNLKKLQQEQTEKIGKHQKQIEEIAEELKPFAYNENYKEDFKNRKETLEAKKKELSQKLDHLKIQKELSRFASELHDGENCPLCGSKEHPHIVEFHDVNAELQEIQENITAVEQEINDLQKQEAEIDKILDRKKIFEEQLLSEQKIILQIQKDIENHILNFTWKPFSPDQEEEFEKKRSDSFALEKKIEEQERNIALERESLEKESKTLEKYKSALEAFRMEEVSKQEQINISRSGLKILEWNLYAQKEITEVDDAYQKLVRSNKETEENYQKALQQEKILSPKLAEQKAIVSQSEKQITELEKEISGNEEAIGKALTDQNFIEFKEVENILLQDINIQLVRAKIQNFKVEFEALKKFIGELELKLKGLSFDNEQFSLAEQQFSEAQIEQKKISDSVVTKTAEIDRLEKEFVKKGDLLKELAKLQKRSGNLKIMMNLFKGAGFVQYVSSIYLRQLCDHANVRFHRMTRNQLSLQLNENNDFEIIDYLNEGKSRSVKTLSGGQAFQVSLSLALALAESVQANAQADKNFFFIDEGFGTQDTESVNIVFETLTNLMKENRIVGIISHVEELKEKIPTALNIIKDEERGSVIEII from the coding sequence ATGATTCCTGTTCAATTAACTATCGAAGGACTTTACTCTTATCAGGAACGCCAGACCATTGATTTCAGAAATCTTACCGAAGCGGGATTGTTTGGTATTTTCGGTGCGGTAGGTTCCGGAAAATCATCAGTATTGGAAGCCATTTCGTTTGCTTTGTATGGAGAAACGGAACGTCTGAACATGCGTGACAAAAGGGCTTACAACATGATGAATTTAAAATCAAACAGTTCTTATATTGAATTTGATTTTGTGAATTATGAGAATAAACTCTTCCGTGCTACCCGCGACTTTAAAAGAAATTCAAAAAAATTCGAGGAGGTAAAACCCAACGCGGTTACTTTCTATGAAAATATCAATGGTAAATGGGTACCTTTAGACCACTCGAATGCAGAGCTTATCATCGGTTTAAGCTATTCCAATTTTAAAAGAACCATCATCATTCCGCAGGGTCAGTTCAAAGAATTCCTTGAATTGGGTGCTGCAGAACGAACAAATATGATGAAGGAGATCTTTAACCTTCAGAAATTTGATCTTCAGAACAATGTTTCTGTACTCAATGTAAAAAACAGATCTGAACTGGACCAGCTTGAAGGACAGCTAAAAGGTTTTGAAGAAATCAATGAGGAAAAAATCCAGATACAGAAAGAGCAGCTGGCCGGGGAACAGAAGATACTCTCAGAATCGAATGCAAAACTGGAAAAGATTTTCAACACTTATCAACAGCTGAAAAACTTAAAAAACGATTTTGACAGTTTACAGCAGAATAAGGAAAAATTCAGAAAACTTTCTGAAGAAAAACCTCAGATGGATTCGTTGGAAGTACAGACGGAATTATATGACCGCGTTTTCAGGCTCTTCAATCCATTGATTATTGAGAAAAATAAGCTTTCAAAAGAAATTTCAGATAAGCGGAACGAGAGAGAAGAACAAGTGAAAGCATGGCAGGAAACTGAAAAAGCTTTTAATATCATAAAAGAACAGCTCACTGCTCTTGAACCACAATTTAATGCTTTAGACCATTCTAGAATTCAGGAAAATGACATGAGTCTTATTATTCAGATCCTGAAGTTTTCCGAAGAGATCAAAACCCTGAAGGAAAGAACTCAGAAAGGTTCAGAAAAGGTAAAGGAGGTAGATCTCAATAAAGAGAAGATCCAAAAGACGATTGATGAACTTTCTTCACAGGTTAAAATATTGAAAGAACAAAAACTGGATTCCGCCTTACTTTCTGAAGTGGGAAACTGGTTTATTCAACAAAAGAATTTAAAAAAGTTACAGCAGGAACAAACTGAAAAGATCGGGAAACATCAAAAACAGATTGAAGAAATTGCTGAGGAATTAAAACCTTTTGCCTATAACGAAAATTATAAAGAAGATTTCAAAAACAGGAAAGAAACATTAGAAGCAAAGAAAAAAGAACTTTCCCAAAAACTGGATCATCTTAAAATACAAAAAGAGCTTTCCCGTTTTGCCAGCGAGCTTCATGACGGAGAAAACTGTCCGCTTTGCGGTTCTAAGGAACATCCGCATATTGTAGAATTTCATGATGTCAATGCTGAACTGCAGGAAATTCAGGAGAACATTACAGCTGTTGAACAGGAAATAAACGACCTTCAAAAGCAGGAAGCTGAAATTGATAAAATCCTGGACCGCAAAAAAATCTTTGAGGAACAGCTTCTTTCGGAGCAGAAAATTATTCTTCAGATACAGAAGGATATTGAAAATCATATTCTGAATTTCACATGGAAACCATTCTCTCCGGATCAGGAAGAGGAATTTGAGAAAAAACGCTCTGATTCATTTGCTTTGGAAAAAAAGATTGAAGAACAGGAGCGAAACATTGCTTTGGAAAGAGAATCTTTAGAAAAAGAAAGCAAAACACTGGAAAAATATAAGAGTGCTTTGGAAGCTTTCCGGATGGAAGAAGTTTCGAAGCAGGAACAGATCAATATCAGTCGTTCAGGACTTAAAATTCTGGAGTGGAATCTGTATGCTCAAAAGGAAATAACAGAGGTTGATGATGCGTATCAAAAGCTGGTACGATCTAATAAAGAAACTGAGGAAAACTATCAAAAGGCATTACAACAGGAAAAAATTCTTTCTCCAAAACTGGCAGAGCAAAAAGCTATTGTCAGCCAATCTGAAAAACAGATCACAGAGCTTGAGAAGGAAATTTCCGGCAATGAAGAAGCTATTGGCAAGGCTTTGACAGATCAGAATTTCATTGAGTTCAAAGAGGTTGAAAATATCTTACTTCAGGATATCAATATTCAACTTGTGAGAGCTAAAATCCAGAATTTCAAAGTTGAATTTGAAGCGTTGAAGAAATTCATCGGCGAGTTGGAATTAAAACTGAAGGGACTTTCATTCGATAATGAACAGTTTTCTCTGGCTGAACAGCAGTTCAGTGAGGCCCAAATTGAGCAGAAAAAAATCAGTGATTCTGTTGTAACAAAAACAGCAGAAATAGACCGTCTGGAAAAAGAATTTGTAAAAAAAGGAGATCTTCTGAAAGAGCTGGCAAAGCTTCAGAAACGTTCTGGGAATTTAAAGATCATGATGAATCTGTTTAAAGGAGCAGGTTTTGTACAGTACGTTTCATCGATTTATCTGAGACAGCTTTGCGATCATGCCAATGTACGTTTTCATCGTATGACCAGAAACCAGCTGAGCCTGCAGCTTAATGAAAATAATGATTTCGAGATCATCGATTACCTCAACGAGGGAAAAAGCAGAAGTGTAAAAACGCTTTCCGGAGGACAGGCATTTCAGGTATCTTTAAGTCTGGCGCTGGCACTGGCAGAAAGCGTTCAGGCCAATGCACAGGCAGATAAAAACTTCTTCTTTATTGATGAAGGCTTCGGAACTCAGGATACGGAATCTGTGAACATTGTGTTTGAAACGCTCACCAATCTGATGAAAGAAAACAGGATTGTGGGGATTATTTCGCACGTTGAAGAACTGAAGGAAAAGATTCCTACTGCTCTGAATATTATCAAAGACGAAGAAAGAGGAAGCGTGATTGAAATTATTTAA
- a CDS encoding metallophosphoesterase family protein, translating into MKILHTADWHLGKRLDRFSRMEEQILVMEEIIGIADEEHADLILVAGDLFDNFNPGVEAVELFYKTLKRLSLNGKRPVIAISGNHDSPSLINAPDPLARECGIILIGHPKAEIKPFGTEYFNISNSKAGFIELKIEGINFPIRILHTPFANEIRLKEYFGENKEEEINKVLSETWKNLADQFCDDSGVNLLTAHLYMNKRGAEILEEPEGEKPIKIGNADLIFSDTIPEQIQYTALGHLHSFQNIGTKEKPVVYSSSPLCYSFSEAGQTKYVSIIDAEPGKAVTYEKKVLKRGRNLVRKTFSSVEDTVQWLGENPNTFIELTLESETFLTADERRLIYQSHNGIVHLIPKVKNRELAEEQGHEINLNQNIDILFKDYFKSKNGGQEANEELMNLFNEILNA; encoded by the coding sequence ATGAAAATTCTGCATACTGCCGACTGGCATTTGGGAAAAAGACTGGATCGCTTTTCACGTATGGAAGAGCAAATCCTGGTAATGGAAGAGATCATAGGCATTGCCGATGAGGAACATGCAGATCTTATTCTAGTGGCCGGTGATCTTTTTGATAATTTTAATCCGGGTGTAGAAGCCGTTGAGCTTTTTTATAAAACCCTGAAACGTTTATCCCTGAATGGGAAACGTCCTGTGATTGCTATTTCCGGGAATCATGATTCTCCAAGCTTAATCAACGCTCCTGATCCACTGGCCCGGGAATGCGGAATTATTTTAATAGGTCATCCCAAAGCAGAGATAAAACCTTTCGGAACAGAATATTTCAACATTTCAAACTCAAAAGCAGGTTTTATAGAACTGAAAATTGAGGGTATAAATTTCCCCATAAGAATCCTTCATACCCCTTTCGCCAATGAAATCCGTCTAAAGGAATATTTTGGCGAAAATAAAGAGGAAGAAATCAATAAAGTGCTTTCAGAGACATGGAAAAACCTTGCCGATCAGTTTTGCGATGATTCCGGAGTTAATCTTCTGACTGCCCATTTGTATATGAATAAGAGGGGTGCTGAAATTCTGGAAGAACCGGAAGGAGAAAAACCTATTAAAATTGGGAATGCAGATCTGATATTTTCCGACACTATTCCTGAGCAGATTCAATATACAGCATTAGGTCACCTTCATAGCTTTCAGAATATCGGAACGAAAGAAAAGCCCGTTGTTTACTCATCTTCTCCCCTTTGCTACAGTTTCAGTGAAGCAGGACAGACAAAGTATGTTTCGATTATTGATGCAGAACCGGGAAAGGCGGTTACCTACGAGAAAAAAGTATTGAAAAGGGGACGAAATCTGGTAAGAAAAACATTTTCCTCTGTAGAAGATACAGTTCAATGGTTAGGTGAAAATCCGAACACATTTATAGAACTTACACTGGAAAGTGAGACTTTTTTAACAGCTGATGAAAGAAGGTTAATTTATCAGTCTCATAACGGGATTGTTCATCTTATTCCAAAAGTAAAAAACCGTGAGCTCGCCGAAGAGCAAGGCCATGAAATCAATTTAAATCAGAATATTGATATATTATTCAAAGATTATTTTAAATCTAAAAACGGCGGACAGGAAGCCAATGAAGAACTGATGAATTTGTTTAACGAAATTTTAAATGCATAA
- a CDS encoding VF530 family DNA-binding protein: MEEKSKDPLHGKRLDAILEELVEYYKGFEKLGEQINIKCFTDNPSISSSLKFLRKTPWARTKVESLYLFVLRQKKRDESRKK, encoded by the coding sequence ATGGAAGAAAAATCAAAAGATCCTCTACACGGAAAAAGGCTTGATGCTATTCTTGAAGAATTGGTAGAATACTACAAAGGCTTTGAGAAATTAGGTGAGCAGATCAATATAAAATGCTTTACAGATAATCCAAGCATCAGTTCTTCTCTGAAATTTTTACGAAAAACACCCTGGGCAAGAACAAAAGTAGAAAGTTTATATCTCTTTGTCCTGAGGCAGAAAAAACGTGATGAAAGCAGAAAAAAATAA
- a CDS encoding FKBP-type peptidyl-prolyl cis-trans isomerase encodes MTIENNHVVAVRYILHTIEADGTKVLVEETTAENPLTFLYGVGMMIPKFEQNILGLKAGDKAAFVIQPEEAYGERQPDAIAQLPIEMFKESGTPPIGAILPLSDNQGNNFQAFVVEVTPEVVVADLNHPMAGKVLDFDVEVLSTRPATEEELAHGHAHGIDGTDAH; translated from the coding sequence ATGACAATTGAAAACAATCACGTTGTAGCTGTACGTTACATTCTCCACACTATTGAAGCGGACGGAACTAAAGTTCTTGTAGAAGAAACAACAGCAGAAAATCCACTTACATTTTTGTATGGTGTAGGAATGATGATTCCAAAGTTTGAACAAAATATCTTAGGTTTAAAAGCTGGTGATAAAGCTGCTTTTGTAATTCAGCCTGAAGAAGCTTATGGTGAAAGACAGCCTGACGCTATCGCTCAATTGCCAATTGAGATGTTTAAAGAATCAGGAACTCCACCTATCGGAGCTATCTTACCTTTATCTGATAACCAGGGGAACAATTTCCAGGCATTTGTGGTAGAAGTAACACCAGAAGTTGTAGTTGCAGATCTTAACCACCCAATGGCAGGAAAAGTGTTAGATTTCGATGTGGAAGTTTTAAGCACTCGTCCGGCAACTGAGGAAGAATTGGCACACGGTCACGCTCACGGAATTGACGGGACTGATGCTCACTAA
- a CDS encoding YchJ family protein: MDCPCCSGKSYEECCKPYHTGEKHAPTAEALMRSRFSAFAIPNGEYLMETTLPGKRKYHNKRDLQEWGEINQWTKLEIIRTPALNQVEFKAYYTDQDGHPQLHHEFSFFQKMHERWYYVSGEFLD; this comes from the coding sequence ATGGATTGCCCCTGCTGTTCAGGAAAATCATACGAAGAATGCTGTAAGCCTTATCATACCGGAGAAAAGCATGCTCCTACTGCTGAAGCTCTGATGCGTTCAAGGTTCTCTGCTTTTGCCATCCCGAATGGTGAATATCTGATGGAAACTACTCTTCCGGGAAAAAGAAAATACCACAATAAGAGAGATCTTCAGGAATGGGGAGAAATCAACCAATGGACAAAACTGGAAATTATCCGGACTCCTGCTTTAAACCAGGTAGAATTTAAAGCTTATTATACAGATCAGGACGGCCATCCGCAGCTTCATCATGAGTTTTCCTTTTTTCAGAAGATGCATGAGCGCTGGTATTATGTTTCAGGAGAGTTTTTGGATTAA
- a CDS encoding M3 family metallopeptidase, with protein sequence MKNISSVLLISALAFNQSCTTMKQTDIQQELPAPDPSLSSNPFMKKSKLQYEAPEFDKIKNEHFKPAFEYGLKQHEAEIVKIANNPAAPTFENTIVALEKSGEVLRRAQIVFSNLTSANTNPTLQALDEEYAPIFAAHSDKLYLNENLYKRIQSIKEDGLDSESKRLVQYYKQNFEIAGANLSAADKEKLKQLNQELASLSTQYSNKLLEARKQGGVFFSDAKELDGLSADEIAAAAADAKTAGQPGKYLLALQNTTQQPLLQNLKNRATREKLFKASWTRAEKGDANDTRATIEKLAKLRLKKAQILGKKNFAEWKLQDQMAKTPEAATKLMNQIATPAVETARREAKDIQDLIDQQKGGFKVEPWDWNFYAEQVRKAKFDLDESEIKPYFEITTVLEKGVFFAAEKFYGLTFKKRTDLPVYHPDVVTYEVFDHDGKSIAIYYLDFYTRDSKNGGAWMSNFVEQSYLLGTKPVIVNCYNYQKPAPGKPSLISYDDVSTIFHEFGHSIHGMFASQKYPSLSGTNVPRDFVEFPSQINEHWALDPVVLKNYAVHYETKQPIPQALVDKIKKASTFNQGYMTTELVSAAELDMDWHSVSNDSQFIPVLDFEKQSLASHGFNLATVPPRYHTPYFAHIWGGGYSAGYYAYLWSETLDNDAWEWISKNGGLTRENGDRFRKYILSVGNSVDLNQAFRDFTGHDPDIKPLLRNRGFIK encoded by the coding sequence ATGAAGAATATTTCATCGGTATTATTAATTTCTGCCTTGGCGTTCAATCAATCTTGTACTACAATGAAACAGACCGATATTCAACAGGAGCTACCTGCACCTGATCCCTCTTTATCTTCAAATCCTTTTATGAAGAAGAGCAAGCTTCAATACGAAGCTCCGGAGTTTGACAAAATCAAAAATGAGCACTTCAAACCTGCTTTCGAATATGGTTTGAAGCAGCATGAAGCTGAAATTGTAAAAATTGCCAACAATCCGGCTGCCCCTACTTTTGAAAATACCATCGTTGCATTGGAAAAAAGCGGTGAAGTCTTAAGAAGAGCACAAATTGTATTCTCTAATCTTACAAGCGCGAATACAAACCCTACATTGCAGGCTTTAGACGAAGAATATGCACCTATTTTTGCTGCCCATTCTGACAAACTGTACCTGAATGAAAATCTTTATAAAAGAATACAGTCTATCAAAGAAGACGGTCTTGATTCTGAAAGCAAACGACTTGTGCAATATTATAAGCAGAATTTTGAAATTGCAGGAGCTAATCTTTCTGCAGCTGATAAGGAAAAATTAAAACAACTTAATCAGGAACTCGCTTCTCTTTCTACACAATATTCTAATAAATTATTGGAAGCAAGAAAGCAGGGAGGTGTATTTTTCTCTGATGCAAAAGAACTGGACGGGCTTTCTGCTGATGAAATTGCAGCGGCAGCAGCTGATGCCAAAACGGCAGGACAGCCTGGAAAATATCTTCTGGCCTTACAAAATACAACACAGCAGCCTCTTTTACAAAATTTAAAAAACAGAGCTACCAGAGAAAAGCTGTTCAAAGCTTCATGGACAAGAGCTGAAAAAGGAGACGCTAACGATACGAGAGCAACCATTGAAAAGCTGGCTAAACTGAGATTGAAAAAAGCTCAGATTTTAGGAAAGAAAAACTTTGCTGAATGGAAACTTCAGGACCAGATGGCAAAAACACCTGAAGCGGCTACTAAACTTATGAATCAGATTGCTACTCCCGCAGTGGAAACAGCCAGACGTGAAGCAAAAGATATTCAGGATCTTATTGATCAGCAAAAAGGAGGTTTCAAAGTAGAGCCCTGGGACTGGAATTTCTATGCTGAGCAGGTAAGAAAAGCTAAATTTGATCTTGATGAAAGTGAAATAAAACCTTACTTTGAAATTACAACGGTTCTTGAAAAGGGTGTTTTCTTCGCTGCTGAAAAATTCTATGGACTGACTTTCAAAAAGAGAACAGATCTTCCAGTTTATCACCCTGATGTAGTAACCTACGAAGTTTTTGATCATGATGGAAAATCTATCGCGATCTATTACCTGGATTTCTATACAAGAGATTCTAAAAACGGAGGAGCTTGGATGAGTAATTTTGTTGAGCAGTCTTATCTATTAGGAACAAAACCTGTAATTGTAAACTGCTACAACTATCAGAAGCCTGCTCCAGGGAAACCTTCATTAATCAGTTACGATGATGTTTCTACTATTTTCCATGAATTTGGTCACTCTATTCACGGAATGTTTGCCAGCCAGAAATATCCTTCCCTTTCAGGAACAAATGTGCCAAGAGACTTCGTGGAATTCCCTTCTCAGATCAATGAGCACTGGGCTTTAGATCCTGTAGTTCTGAAGAATTATGCTGTACATTATGAAACAAAACAGCCTATTCCACAGGCTTTGGTAGACAAGATCAAAAAAGCATCTACTTTCAATCAGGGATACATGACTACTGAATTGGTTTCTGCTGCTGAACTTGATATGGATTGGCACTCCGTAAGCAATGACAGTCAGTTTATTCCTGTTTTAGATTTTGAAAAGCAGTCTTTGGCCAGCCACGGATTCAATTTGGCAACGGTACCGCCAAGATATCATACTCCTTATTTTGCACACATCTGGGGAGGTGGATATTCAGCAGGATATTACGCTTATTTATGGTCCGAAACTTTAGATAATGATGCATGGGAGTGGATCAGTAAAAACGGTGGATTAACCAGAGAAAATGGTGACCGTTTCAGAAAATACATTCTTTCTGTAGGAAATTCTGTAGATCTTAACCAGGCATTCAGAGACTTTACAGGACACGATCCGGATATCAAACCTTTATTGAGAAACAGAGGTTTTATTAAATAA
- a CDS encoding GIN domain-containing protein — translation MKTKTLFIFSALVALASCNDKHENRNRDRDGDKSNWVEKVVSKESGPIQHKEFNGDFDEIQISQAIEAEIIKSETEKVEISAPQSIIDEILVDNDGGKLHIHYKPGIRVMNISKVTAKIYTKDFNKLLADSAARIIIKDKFTQEKTDIEASSAGSISGDLEANDMDINISSSSSYDGKIWAVNLDIESSSGSTLDISGKAKKADISASSGSSVSAKGVIADNVEADASSGASIHISATSSVKAGASSGGSVDISKKGELKNVIKDESSGGSVNIQ, via the coding sequence ATGAAAACAAAGACTTTATTTATTTTTTCAGCCTTAGTGGCATTAGCCTCATGTAATGATAAACATGAGAACAGAAACAGAGATAGAGACGGTGACAAAAGTAACTGGGTAGAAAAAGTAGTAAGCAAAGAAAGCGGTCCGATACAGCATAAAGAATTTAACGGAGATTTTGATGAAATTCAGATTTCCCAGGCAATAGAAGCTGAAATCATAAAATCTGAAACAGAAAAAGTAGAAATCTCCGCACCTCAAAGTATCATTGATGAAATCCTTGTAGATAATGATGGCGGAAAACTGCATATTCATTATAAACCTGGTATCAGAGTGATGAATATCAGCAAAGTGACGGCTAAAATTTATACCAAAGACTTTAATAAACTTTTGGCAGATTCTGCCGCGAGAATTATCATAAAAGATAAATTTACTCAGGAGAAGACAGATATTGAAGCATCAAGTGCTGGAAGTATTTCCGGGGATCTGGAAGCTAATGATATGGATATTAACATAAGCAGCAGCAGCAGCTATGATGGTAAAATATGGGCCGTTAACCTTGATATTGAATCTTCATCAGGATCTACACTTGATATTTCCGGAAAAGCAAAAAAAGCAGATATCAGTGCTTCTTCAGGCAGTAGTGTTTCAGCCAAAGGGGTTATCGCTGATAATGTAGAGGCAGATGCTTCCAGTGGTGCAAGCATTCATATCAGTGCTACTTCCAGTGTGAAAGCAGGAGCTTCATCCGGCGGAAGTGTAGATATCTCTAAAAAAGGAGAGCTTAAGAATGTGATCAAGGATGAAAGCAGCGGTGGAAGCGTAAACATCCAATAA